A window of the Salvelinus fontinalis isolate EN_2023a chromosome 26, ASM2944872v1, whole genome shotgun sequence genome harbors these coding sequences:
- the LOC129824540 gene encoding C-C chemokine receptor type 3-like, giving the protein MNRKTTSFLTITSAHRKVTLVTRLTTMGAYEDFLALENEDNYTDYNNSVDPSYVVDEIVNLCVKTVVNRFGAKFIPTFYTINFLLSVVGNGLVLCIIYKYEKLTSVTNIFLLNLVISDLLFASSLPFWAIYHSSEWIFGPSMCKLVGSVYLIGFNSSILFLTLMTFDRYLAVVHAINAAKRRRKFYACVSSAVVWCISLLASVKELVLYNVWKDSQSGHLCEETGFSDEIMDKWVLVGYYQQFVIFFLLPLAMVMYCYVRITVRIMSTRMREKCRAVKLIFVIVFSFFVCWTPYNIVILLRALQISTGHSSEPCSDVLDYALYVTRNIAYLYCCVSPVFYTFVGKKFQRHFRKLLAKRIPCLKSHNLTSQSSQSRTTSQKSPHTMCEY; this is encoded by the exons ATGAACAGAAAAACTACTTCCTTTCTGACAATCACATCAGCACACAGAAAGGTCACATTG GTTACGAGACTGACAACCATGGGGGCTTATGAAGACTTCTTGGCTTTAGAGAATGAGGACAATTACACAGATTATAACAACTCTGTAGACCCCAGCTATGTTGTGGATGAAATAGTGAATCTGTGTGTCAAAACTGTGGTAAACAGATTTGGAGCCAAATTCATCCCAACATTCTACACTATCAATTTCCTGTTGAGTGTGGTTGGGAATGGGCTGGTTCTATGCATTATCTACAAATACGAGAAGCTTACTTCCGTCACCAACATCTTCCTACTCAACCTGGTCATCTCTGACCTGCTGTTTGCGTCCAGTTTGCCCTTCTGGGCGATTTACCACTCCTCTGAGTGGATCTTTGGTCCGTCCATGTGCAAGCTGGTGGGCAGCGTGTACTTAATCGGATTCAacagctccatcctcttcctcactctcatGACCTTTGACCGATACCTGGCTGTGGTCCATGCCATTAACGCTGCCAAACGGAGGAGGAAGTTCTATGCCTGCGTCTCCTCGGCAGTTGTGTGGTGTATCAGCCTTCTGGCCAGCGTCAAGGAGTTAGTTCTGTACAACGTCTGGAAGGATTCTCAGTCCGGACACCTTTgtgaggagacaggcttctccgATGAAATCATGGACAAATGGGTGCTGGTGGGTTACTATCAGCAGTTTGTTATCTTCTTTCTGCTTCCTTTGGCCATGGTCATGTACTGCTATGTTAGAATCACAGTCCGAATCATGTCAACCCGGATGAGAGAGAAGTGTAGGGCAGTCAAGCTGATTTTCGTGATTGTATTTTCATTTTTTGTGTGCTGGACCCCATACAATATTGTGATACTGCTGAGAGCCCTCCAGATCTCCACCGGTCATAGTTCTGAGCCGTGCTCTGATGTGCTTGACTACGCTCTGTATGTAACTAGGAATATAGCATACCTCTACTGTTGTGTAAGCCCTGTCTTCTACACGTTTGTTGGGAAAAAGTTTCAAAGACACTTTAGGAAACTACTTGCAAAGCGTATCCCATGTCTGAAGAGTCATAACCTCACTAGCCAAAGTAGCCAAAGTAGAACAACTTCTCAGAAAAGCCCACATACCATGTGTGAATACTAA